The Tissierellales bacterium region GACCTTCAAATATTAAACATCTCTCAAATAATCTCTAAAGTGATTAATAGCATCAAAATATAGAGTAATCATTTTATTTGAATCAGTCATATAAGACTTATATATTGTTTCATAAATTTTCTGATTAAACTTTACTTTTTTAAGATAATCCTTTGTTTCAGAAAAAGGTATATGATGCAAATTTTTACCATCCTTCGAATACTTGTCATCTTTAAGCCATTTAGTCACATTTCCACTTCCTGCATTATATGCAGCTAATACTAAGTCTAAATTATCTTCAAACTCTATATTTAATTTATCTAAATACCATGTTCCCATTTTAATATTTGTTTCAGGATCAAATAAGATGTTTACATTATAATCTTCCATCTTAAATTCTTCACTAGCCCATTGCCCTGTTTGTTTTCCTATTTGCATAAGACCTCTTGCATCCTTATGGGAAGTTGCATTTTTATTATATTTACTCTCAACATTTATTATTGCAGCTACTAAAAATGGATCTAAATCATATTCACGGGAATATTTATTTATATATTCTTTATATTTCATCGGATAAAACAATGTAAAAACTAAACTAATTGCAATAAATAAAATGAGTAAAAATATAAATAAAAAAAGCACTCTAACCAATATATTTTTTATCTTTAACAAATGCACCACTCCAAATTATTGCAATAATCTTTCTAATTCTTTATCTATATTCTTCAATAGCTCCGATTTACTGCCCCTATTATCGATAACCCTTGTAGCCTTTAATTTTTTATCTTCAAGGGACATTTGAGCATCAATTCTTTTGTTTGCTTGATCAATACTTAAACTATCTCTTTCCATTAATCTTTTTAACTGAGTTTTCCTGTCTACATAAATTAACCATATTTCATCAAATATAATCTTGTGTTTTCTAATATTATCATGTTCTTCAAAAAGTAATGGAATATCAATAAATATTACATAGTGTTGATTACATAGTTTTCTTATTCTTTTTTTGATTTCTTCATATATATATGGGTGAGTAATTTGATTTAATGTTTTTAGAAGATTATTATCTGAAAAGACTAGCATTCCTAGTTTTTTTCTATTTATGGTCCCATTTTTATTCAGTATAGCCCTACCAAAATAATCGATTATATCTTTATATGCAGG contains the following coding sequences:
- a CDS encoding lytic transglycosylase domain-containing protein, coding for MHLLKIKNILVRVLFLFIFLLILFIAISLVFTLFYPMKYKEYINKYSREYDLDPFLVAAIINVESKYNKNATSHKDARGLMQIGKQTGQWASEEFKMEDYNVNILFDPETNIKMGTWYLDKLNIEFEDNLDLVLAAYNAGSGNVTKWLKDDKYSKDGKNLHHIPFSETKDYLKKVKFNQKIYETIYKSYMTDSNKMITLYFDAINHFRDYLRDV
- the coaE gene encoding dephospho-CoA kinase (Dephospho-CoA kinase (CoaE) performs the final step in coenzyme A biosynthesis.); the encoded protein is MIPINCKIIGLTGGIASGKSSLSSILIEKEFQVIDADKIAREVVQINKPAYKDIIDYFGRAILNKNGTINRKKLGMLVFSDNNLLKTLNQITHPYIYEEIKKRIRKLCNQHYVIFIDIPLLFEEHDNIRKHKIIFDEIWLIYVDRKTQLKRLMERDSLSIDQANKRIDAQMSLEDKKLKATRVIDNRGSKSELLKNIDKELERLLQ